A window from Dehalococcoidales bacterium encodes these proteins:
- a CDS encoding NADH-ubiquinone oxidoreductase-F iron-sulfur binding region domain-containing protein, whose product MAKIKTLEELEILRKSIIGRRDPQKASITVCGGTGCHAHGCEKVAAAFKQAIEQQDMVNKVDLRITGCHGFCERGTLVVVKPQDIFYQRVKERDVPVILSETVGKGNVIERLLHTDLETKQKIAHELEVPFYKRQNRLILGSNGLIDPRVIEDCLAVGGYTAMAKVLSTMTPEQVIEEIKRSGLRGRGGGGFPTGIKWETTRRAQGKTKYVICNADEGDPGAYMDRSLMEGNPHSVLEGMIIGAYAIGSSQGYIYIRNEYPLAVENARIAIEQAQSYGLLGKNILGSGFSFTVKINRGGGAFICGESTALIASLEGFVGEPRAKYVHTAERGLWDMPTNLNNVETWANVPLIINRGAGWYSRIGTENSKGTKIFSLVGKINNTGLVEVPMGITLREIIFDIGGGIPGGKKFKAVQTGGPSGGVIPESLIDLPVDFDELAKAGSMMGSGGMIVMDENTCMVDIAKYYVSFLEGESCGKCVPCREGLKRMREILTDITDGRGEEDDIELLESLSAALVDGSLCALGQTAPNPVLTTLRYFRDEYEAHIQDRACPAGVCKELITYCINEDNCPGCGLCVKACPTQAITLQGKRKPAILDQEKCIKCGACFDVCKLCAVDIR is encoded by the coding sequence GTGGCAAAGATAAAGACCCTGGAAGAGTTAGAAATCCTGAGGAAATCGATAATCGGCAGGCGAGACCCTCAGAAAGCCAGCATCACGGTCTGCGGCGGCACCGGCTGCCATGCTCACGGGTGTGAAAAGGTAGCCGCCGCCTTCAAGCAGGCCATAGAGCAGCAGGATATGGTCAATAAGGTTGACCTGAGGATTACCGGCTGCCACGGTTTCTGCGAGCGGGGTACGCTGGTCGTCGTCAAACCTCAGGACATCTTCTATCAGAGAGTAAAGGAAAGGGATGTCCCGGTAATCCTCTCCGAGACCGTCGGCAAGGGTAATGTCATTGAGAGGCTGCTCCATACAGATCTGGAGACGAAGCAGAAAATAGCCCATGAACTCGAAGTCCCCTTCTACAAGAGACAGAACCGGCTCATCCTCGGTAGTAACGGCCTGATTGACCCCAGAGTGATTGAGGACTGTCTGGCTGTAGGCGGCTATACCGCCATGGCCAAGGTATTATCGACAATGACGCCGGAACAGGTCATTGAAGAGATAAAGAGGTCCGGCTTACGGGGCCGCGGTGGAGGTGGCTTCCCCACCGGTATCAAGTGGGAGACCACGCGCCGGGCACAAGGCAAGACCAAGTATGTCATCTGCAACGCCGACGAGGGCGACCCCGGGGCCTATATGGACAGGAGCCTGATGGAAGGTAATCCGCACAGCGTTCTCGAGGGTATGATAATCGGCGCTTACGCCATCGGCAGCAGCCAGGGTTATATCTATATCCGTAATGAGTATCCTCTGGCTGTAGAGAATGCCCGGATCGCCATTGAGCAGGCTCAAAGCTACGGACTGCTTGGGAAGAACATCCTCGGTTCCGGGTTTAGTTTCACGGTCAAGATAAACCGGGGAGGCGGCGCCTTTATCTGCGGCGAGTCCACGGCGTTGATAGCATCACTGGAAGGGTTTGTCGGTGAGCCCAGAGCTAAATACGTGCATACCGCGGAAAGGGGGCTGTGGGACATGCCGACCAATCTGAACAACGTCGAGACGTGGGCAAATGTGCCATTGATAATCAATCGCGGCGCCGGCTGGTATTCCAGGATAGGCACCGAGAACAGCAAAGGTACCAAGATTTTCTCGCTGGTGGGTAAAATCAATAATACCGGCCTGGTAGAAGTGCCGATGGGTATCACCCTGAGGGAGATTATCTTTGATATCGGCGGGGGTATTCCCGGAGGCAAGAAGTTCAAAGCTGTCCAGACCGGCGGGCCCTCCGGCGGCGTTATTCCGGAGAGCCTGATTGATCTGCCGGTGGACTTTGATGAACTGGCTAAGGCCGGTTCGATGATGGGTTCCGGGGGCATGATTGTCATGGACGAGAACACCTGTATGGTGGATATCGCCAAGTATTACGTGTCTTTTCTGGAGGGCGAGTCCTGCGGCAAATGCGTGCCCTGCCGGGAAGGTTTGAAGAGAATGCGGGAAATCCTGACTGACATCACCGATGGCAGGGGCGAGGAAGATGATATTGAACTGCTGGAAAGCCTGTCGGCGGCGTTAGTTGACGGCTCTCTATGCGCCCTTGGGCAGACAGCGCCCAACCCCGTGCTGACCACCCTGCGCTACTTCCGGGACGAATATGAGGCGCACATTCAAGACCGGGCCTGCCCCGCTGGCGTCTGCAAGGAGCTGATTACCTACTGCATCAATGAAGATAATTGCCCGGGCTGCGGGCTTTGTGTCAAAGCCTGCCCGACACAGGCGATTACCCTGCAGGGGAAACGGAAACCGGCCATTCTAGACCAGGAAAAGTGCATCAAGTGCGGGGCCTGTTTCGATGTCTGCAAGCTCTGCGCTGTAGATATCCGGTAG
- a CDS encoding 2Fe-2S iron-sulfur cluster-binding protein produces the protein MITFTINGREIKAEEGMMVLDAARDNNIYIPALCVNEAVEPYGACRLCMVEITTARGRQRLVASCLYPVEEGLTVRTDSERIAHVRKTVIELLLARCPDSEVIQDMARQLGVEELPFRTEEGNRKCILCALCARTCQEVVGVSAISLASRGVTRQLSTPFYEPSEACIGCGSCAYVCPTGAIEMEDTGDTRAVRWPHSQMEFKMRKCKVCGSYWIPERQIEHITRLAGISPEDFDVCYSCR, from the coding sequence ATGATAACGTTTACCATTAACGGCCGCGAGATAAAGGCGGAAGAAGGGATGATGGTGCTGGACGCTGCCCGGGACAATAATATCTACATACCGGCGCTGTGCGTCAATGAAGCGGTTGAGCCTTACGGCGCCTGCCGGCTCTGCATGGTAGAGATTACTACCGCCCGCGGCCGGCAAAGGCTGGTCGCCTCCTGTTTATATCCGGTGGAAGAAGGGTTGACGGTAAGGACGGACTCGGAGCGGATTGCCCACGTGCGAAAGACTGTAATTGAACTGCTGCTTGCCAGGTGCCCCGATTCAGAGGTGATTCAGGACATGGCCAGGCAGCTCGGTGTTGAAGAATTGCCCTTCAGAACGGAGGAGGGCAACAGGAAGTGTATCCTCTGTGCCTTGTGCGCCCGCACCTGCCAGGAGGTCGTCGGCGTGTCGGCAATCAGCCTGGCCAGCCGGGGTGTGACACGCCAACTGTCTACCCCGTTCTACGAACCTTCCGAAGCCTGTATCGGCTGCGGCTCCTGTGCTTATGTCTGCCCCACCGGCGCTATTGAAATGGAAGATACCGGGGATACGCGGGCGGTGCGCTGGCCCCACAGCCAGATGGAGTTCAAGATGAGGAAGTGCAAGGTCTGCGGCAGCTACTGGATACCGGAGCGGCAGATTGAGCATATCACCCGGCTAGCCGGGATTTCCCCGGAAGACTTCGATGTCTGCTATAGCTGCCGGTAA